The Podarcis muralis chromosome 10, rPodMur119.hap1.1, whole genome shotgun sequence genome includes a region encoding these proteins:
- the LOC114605709 gene encoding uncharacterized protein LOC114605709 isoform X1, whose product MECGNSFSFNAKLRTHQWTHTERKRFKCRECGKNFSQSGNLKLHKWTHTGEKPYECIECGKSFSDNGKLRRHQWIHTGEKPFQCMECEKSFSDNGKLRNHQWTHTGEKPFKCIDCGKSFSDNGKLRRHQWAHTGEKPFECIECGKSFSESGNLRKHQRTHTGEKPYECIECGRSFSDNGNLRQHQWTHTGEKPFKCIDCGKSFSDNGKLRRHQWAHTGEKPFECIECGKSFSQSGNLRKHQRTHTGEKPYECIECGRSFSDNGNLRQHQRTHTGEKPFKCMECGKSFSDSGSLRTHQRTHTGEKPFECMECGKDFSQSGHLRRHQQTHTGEKPFKCMECGKDFSQIGHLRSHQRTHTGEKPFKCIECGKSFSENGSLRNHQRTHTGEKPFKCMECGKDFSHSGHLRSHQRTHTGEKPFKCMECGKSYSDSGSLRSHQRTHTGEKPFECMECGKDFSQSGHLRRHQQTHTGEKPFKCIECGKDFSQIGHLRSHQRTHTGEKPFKCIECGKSFSENGSLRNHQRTHTGEKPFKCMECGKSFRDSSSLSSHHRTHTGEKPFECMECGKDFSQSGHLRRHQQTHTGEKPFKCIECGKDFSQIGHLRSHQRTHTGEKPFKCIECGKSFTKSGSLRRHEQTHTGETISMYGV is encoded by the coding sequence atggagtgcggaaatAGCTTCTCTTTCAATGCAAAACTTAGAACACACCAGTGgactcacacagagagaaagcgtTTTAAGtgcagggagtgtgggaagaacttcagtcagagtggaaaccttaaaTTGCACAAATggacacacacaggggagaaaccatatgaatgtatcgagtgtggaaagagctttagtgataatggaaaacttagaagacatcaatggattcacacaggggagaaaccatttcagtgtatggagtgtgaaaagagttttagtgataatggaaaacttagaaatcatcaatggactcacacaggggagaaaccatttaaatgcattgattgtggaaagagctttagtgataatggaaaacttagaagacatcaatgggctcacacaggggagaaaccatttgaatgcatagagtgtggaaagagcttcagtgagagtggaaaccttaggaaacatcaacggactcacacaggagagaaaccatatgaatgtattgagtgtggaaggagctttagtgataatggaaaccttagacaacatcaatggactcacacaggggagaaaccatttaaatgcattgattgtggaaagagctttagtgataatggaaaacttagaagacatcaatgggctcacacaggggagaaaccatttgaatgcatagagtgtggaaagagcttcagtcagagtggaaaccttaggaaacatcaacggactcacacaggagagaaaccatatgaatgtattgagtgtggaaggagctttagtgataatggaaaccttagacaacatcaacggactcacacaggagagaaaccatttaaatgtatggagtgtggaaagagttttagtgatagtggaagccttagaacacatcaacggactcacacaggggagaaaccatttgaatgtatggagtgtggaaaggacttcagtcagagtggacaccttagaagacatcaacagacacacacaggggagaaaccatttaaatgtatggagtgtggaaaggacttCAGTCAGATTGGAcaccttagatcacatcaacggactcacacaggggagaaaccatttaaatgtatcgagtgtggaaagagctttagtgaaaatggaagccttagaaatcatcaacgaactcacacaggagagaaaccatttaaatgtatggagtgtggaaaggacttcagtcatagtggacaccttagatcacatcaacggactcacacaggagagaaaccatttaaatgtatggagtgtggaaagagttatagtgatagtggaagccttagatcacatcaacggactcacacaggggagaaaccatttgaatgcatggagtgtggaaaggacttcagtcagagtggacaccttagaagacatcaacagacacacacaggggagaaaccatttaaatgtatcgagtgtggaaaggaCTTCAGTCAGATTGGAcaccttagatcacatcaacggactcacacaggggagaaaccatttaaatgtatcgagtgtggaaagagctttagtgaaaatggaagccttagaaatcatcaacgaactcacacaggagagaaaccatttaaatgtatggagtgtggaaagagttttcgTGATAGCAGCAGCCTTAGTTCCCATcatcggactcacacaggggagaaaccatttgaatgcatggagtgtggaaaggacttcagtcagagtggacaccttagaagacatcaacagacacacacaggggagaaaccatttaaatgtatcgagtgtggaaaggaCTTCAGTCAGATTGGAcaccttagatcacatcaacggactcacacaggggagaaaccatttaaatgtatcgagtgtggaaagagctttactaaaagtggaagccttagaagacatgAACAGACTCacacgggagaaaccatttcaatgtatggagtgtga